Proteins encoded by one window of Methermicoccus shengliensis DSM 18856:
- a CDS encoding non-histone chromosomal MC1 family protein: MKDRKNFALRNEDGEEIGVFSGRQPRQAALKAATRMGGTKDKPAILRLREKGTNKVHVFEGWTELVPAPKNKPAWMPDKIKKAFVRKIGIERLEKR, translated from the coding sequence ATGAAGGACAGGAAGAACTTTGCGTTGAGAAATGAGGATGGTGAGGAGATAGGAGTGTTCTCCGGAAGACAGCCCAGACAAGCAGCTCTAAAGGCTGCCACCAGAATGGGTGGTACGAAGGACAAGCCCGCAATTCTCAGGCTCAGGGAGAAGGGCACAAACAAGGTACACGTGTTCGAGGGATGGACAGAGCTGGTGCCAGCACCCAAGAACAAGCCAGCATGGATGCCCGACAAGATAAAGAAGGCCTTTGTCAGAAAGATAGGGATAGAGCGACTGGAAAAGCGTTGA
- a CDS encoding tripartite tricarboxylate transporter permease, protein MVLAIAAGCLLGLVSGMVPGIHVNTLAAMLVSLSALITTQYDVLAIVVLCAAVVHSFVSIVPSMLLGAPDPDTALAVLPGHRLLLEGRGIEAIRLSALGSLCSAVLGIALAPAFVLFLLMGYPALLDHMGLLLLGVMVVMVVSERPSTGSALAAVVKATCILVLSGVLGVLALKGGEVMYTQADAVLMPLLTGLFGAPLLIESVLTPPPSIPPQTSAAEGIEGRRTLRGVLTGTAAGALVSWMPGVSASVGTLLTRLLLSRGELNRMDDAREYMVSISGVNTSDVVFSLLTLYVAHRSRSGAMVAIEQLFPPTMWSPPYVVALMLSLMVASLVGYTATIRLGAMLLRTLYRIRLRTLTLGTLAFLLMLVAVLTGAFGIVVFLSAIPVGLLCGTLGVRRSNTMGVLLIPATLYFL, encoded by the coding sequence GTGGTGCTCGCCATAGCTGCTGGATGCCTGCTCGGGCTGGTCAGCGGCATGGTGCCAGGCATCCATGTGAACACGCTCGCTGCCATGCTGGTGTCGCTTTCGGCCCTCATCACCACCCAATACGATGTGCTCGCCATCGTGGTACTGTGTGCGGCCGTGGTGCACTCCTTTGTGAGCATCGTGCCCAGCATGCTGCTTGGAGCACCCGACCCTGACACCGCACTTGCAGTGCTCCCGGGGCACAGGCTGCTGCTCGAGGGCAGGGGGATAGAAGCCATCAGGCTCTCTGCGCTTGGAAGTCTGTGCTCTGCCGTCCTCGGCATCGCTCTTGCTCCAGCATTCGTGCTCTTTCTTCTCATGGGCTATCCAGCCCTCTTGGACCACATGGGGCTGCTGCTCCTTGGGGTGATGGTGGTCATGGTGGTCTCGGAAAGACCCTCCACGGGGAGCGCTCTGGCGGCAGTTGTGAAGGCCACGTGCATACTCGTGCTCTCAGGGGTGCTGGGCGTGCTCGCCCTCAAAGGGGGTGAGGTGATGTACACACAGGCAGATGCGGTGCTCATGCCCCTGCTCACCGGGCTGTTTGGTGCACCCCTGCTCATAGAGAGCGTGCTCACGCCCCCTCCATCGATTCCGCCACAAACGAGTGCGGCAGAGGGGATTGAGGGGAGGCGCACGCTCAGGGGCGTGCTCACTGGCACGGCGGCTGGAGCACTGGTCTCGTGGATGCCTGGGGTGAGCGCTTCGGTGGGAACGCTGCTCACTCGGCTCTTGCTCTCGAGGGGAGAGCTCAACAGGATGGACGATGCGAGAGAGTACATGGTGTCCATCTCGGGGGTAAACACCTCGGACGTGGTGTTCTCCCTGCTCACCCTCTACGTGGCTCACAGGTCGAGAAGCGGAGCTATGGTGGCAATCGAGCAGCTGTTTCCGCCCACCATGTGGTCACCACCATATGTTGTTGCCCTGATGCTCTCGCTGATGGTTGCCAGCCTCGTGGGCTATACAGCCACAATCAGGCTTGGTGCCATGCTGCTGAGGACACTATACCGCATAAGACTCCGTACCCTCACACTGGGCACTCTCGCATTTCTCCTCATGCTCGTGGCTGTGCTCACGGGTGCATTCGGAATTGTGGTGTTCCTCTCGGCCATCCCGGTGGGGCTGCTGTGTGGCACGCTCGGTGTTAGAAGAAGCAATACAATGGGGGTGCTGCTCATTCCCGCAACCCTCTACTTTCTCTGA
- a CDS encoding class II aldolase/adducin family protein gives MERDVGNAEIDVLIDVGRRLVERGYTDSFFGNISFRDGESMYITPRGSALERIHREDVVEVPLSGTYDERASSETPAHRYIYTHTDATAIVHAHPFFCVLCSFLVPDALESRTSEGRLFLPTLAFCEDAAGTETLGMNVVRACTQHHTHVAIARGHGIFALAHSLEQAYLYCVVAEHECRLWYHLSTAGLEQRH, from the coding sequence GTGGAGAGAGACGTGGGGAATGCGGAGATAGACGTGCTGATTGATGTGGGAAGGCGGCTCGTTGAAAGGGGATACACCGACTCGTTCTTTGGCAACATCAGCTTCAGAGACGGGGAAAGCATGTACATCACACCACGAGGCAGCGCTCTTGAGCGCATCCACAGAGAGGATGTGGTGGAAGTTCCCCTCTCTGGAACGTACGATGAGAGAGCATCTTCCGAGACCCCAGCCCACAGATACATCTACACCCACACGGACGCTACCGCCATCGTGCACGCCCATCCATTCTTCTGCGTGCTGTGCTCCTTCCTTGTGCCCGATGCCCTCGAATCACGCACCAGCGAGGGCAGGCTGTTTCTTCCCACACTTGCCTTTTGCGAGGATGCTGCTGGCACCGAGACGCTGGGCATGAACGTCGTGAGGGCATGCACGCAGCACCACACCCATGTGGCCATTGCGAGGGGGCATGGCATATTCGCCCTAGCCCATAGCCTCGAGCAGGCATATCTCTACTGCGTGGTCGCAGAGCACGAGTGCAGGCTGTGGTATCACCTAAGCACGGCAGGGCTGGAACAGCGTCACTGA
- a CDS encoding DUF128 domain-containing protein yields MKHIEGNDGAHPLVFTDVLVEENMYATEFDFSKEWARVVVNSCMIPKEELERALTILRDVLVSGIAVSPYVRLCDEGEDFYGLVVPPGYVALITVCSITLCGALLKAGIPVKPKLGGIVQVENCVAQRFTQVMSYSSTTVDPLEALLSQELTSVSTVVDTGSGKILASLHESPIASRDAFHYVLESLSKMGFAGILEVGEPNNDVLGVPVDVNHFGFVVVGGTNPMAAMQEAGIPVSLRPMSEVVELSELLHFEDVL; encoded by the coding sequence ATGAAGCATATTGAAGGGAATGATGGTGCACATCCCCTCGTGTTCACGGACGTCCTCGTGGAGGAGAATATGTACGCCACCGAGTTCGACTTCTCCAAGGAATGGGCGAGGGTGGTGGTAAACTCGTGCATGATCCCCAAGGAGGAGCTGGAGCGTGCGCTGACAATACTGAGGGACGTTCTTGTGAGTGGGATTGCCGTTTCCCCATATGTCAGGCTGTGTGATGAGGGAGAGGATTTTTATGGGCTTGTGGTGCCCCCCGGATACGTTGCCCTCATCACTGTGTGCAGCATCACGCTGTGTGGCGCCCTGCTGAAGGCTGGTATTCCCGTCAAGCCAAAGCTTGGGGGAATCGTACAGGTGGAGAACTGCGTGGCTCAGCGGTTCACACAGGTGATGAGCTACAGCTCCACCACTGTGGACCCCCTCGAGGCTCTGCTCTCGCAGGAGCTGACCTCGGTGAGCACTGTGGTGGACACTGGAAGCGGAAAGATTCTCGCAAGTCTTCATGAGAGCCCAATAGCCTCGAGGGATGCCTTCCATTACGTGCTCGAGAGCCTCTCCAAGATGGGCTTTGCGGGAATACTGGAGGTTGGCGAGCCAAACAACGATGTGCTGGGCGTGCCCGTGGATGTTAACCACTTTGGCTTTGTGGTGGTGGGCGGAACAAATCCAATGGCCGCCATGCAGGAGGCTGGCATACCCGTCTCCCTTAGGCCGATGTCTGAGGTGGTGGAGCTATCCGAGCTTTTGCATTTTGAGGATGTGCTCTAA
- a CDS encoding DUF373 family protein → MENTSMPTLILCIDRDDDIGVKTGIESPIVGREACVEAAMRLGEADPEDTDVNTLFGGLQLYDALRQEGREVEIMALAGDERVGLRSDERIARQLDNIAQRYPDAEVIVVSDGAEDEAVMPLVESRFKVKSVRRVIVRQSQNLESTYYLLRQVISDKRTRNSIFTPIGLALLAYGISLAFGMVGYAVATMAVVVGAYILFKGLGMDEVFHTLRSGFKESLYGGKLSFIAYVGALVLFVVASVEGFIELWTYYSQPELFYGYLTLLVVFLKASVWWYAIGGLLLTLSMAADRYLEGAPIGRTSAYPFFVIATGLLLWSGSSYLLELIQGETTSMLSGGARTLMGSIVVSVGMTAAGLWVSNHIDERLRGRA, encoded by the coding sequence TTGGAGAACACTTCCATGCCCACGCTCATACTGTGCATAGACAGGGATGATGACATCGGCGTCAAAACTGGCATAGAGAGCCCCATTGTTGGGAGAGAGGCATGTGTTGAGGCTGCCATGAGGCTCGGTGAGGCCGACCCAGAGGATACCGATGTGAACACCCTGTTCGGAGGACTACAGCTATACGATGCCCTAAGGCAGGAGGGTAGGGAGGTCGAAATCATGGCGCTCGCCGGGGATGAGAGAGTGGGGCTAAGGTCGGACGAGCGCATCGCAAGGCAGCTGGACAACATAGCACAAAGATATCCAGATGCCGAGGTGATTGTGGTCTCGGATGGCGCGGAGGACGAGGCGGTGATGCCCCTCGTAGAGTCGAGGTTCAAGGTAAAATCGGTAAGAAGGGTGATTGTCAGACAGAGCCAGAACCTTGAGAGCACGTATTACCTGCTAAGACAGGTGATAAGTGATAAAAGGACGAGAAACTCCATATTCACCCCCATTGGGCTGGCGCTGCTGGCCTATGGGATATCGCTTGCCTTTGGCATGGTGGGCTATGCCGTAGCCACCATGGCCGTGGTGGTGGGAGCATACATCCTGTTCAAGGGGCTTGGAATGGACGAGGTGTTCCACACTCTCAGGAGTGGCTTCAAGGAGTCGCTGTATGGTGGCAAGCTCTCCTTCATAGCATATGTTGGGGCACTGGTACTGTTCGTGGTGGCGAGCGTGGAGGGGTTCATAGAGCTGTGGACATACTATAGCCAGCCAGAGCTGTTCTATGGATACCTCACGTTGCTGGTGGTCTTTCTCAAGGCATCGGTGTGGTGGTATGCCATCGGGGGGCTCCTGCTCACTTTGAGCATGGCGGCCGACAGATATCTGGAGGGGGCGCCCATTGGCAGGACATCCGCGTATCCATTCTTTGTGATTGCCACCGGGCTGCTGCTATGGAGTGGCAGTAGCTACCTACTCGAGCTGATACAGGGTGAGACGACATCTATGCTCTCAGGTGGGGCAAGGACGCTCATGGGCTCCATCGTGGTCTCGGTGGGCATGACGGCCGCTGGGCTATGGGTGTCAAACCACATAGATGAGCGCCTGAGGGGACGGGCATGA
- a CDS encoding YcaO-related McrA-glycine thioamidation protein — protein sequence MRIDRGVMYAGGQRVLPLEYTLEKLARPEVLEAIGITRLADITSLDRVGIPIVSAIRPSAQEGAVSVYSGKGETLEQAKVSAIMEGAERCLAERRDERDKTLKGSYAELAHYENAIEPEKLIPSYPHDNHDTLEWMRGFGLLSGEEVLVPANAVLHPYNPQDGAHRLFRSNTNGLAAGCVLEDSIVHGLLEVLERDALSLAEYSRYTGERVQLCEEDGTPYVLMRKFEDAGVRCHLWRLPSHEGVHTMVAALDDTVLKDASLLVMGAGAHLSPSIAATRALCEAAQSRLVQIHGAREDTVREEIARRIGYERMKRLNRHWYADAPSIELSELEDRSAKSPSENIDRILSGIDVDEVVVVDLSIPSLKLSVIRVVIPGFEVYALDASRVGERARSYRELVGR from the coding sequence GTGCGCATAGACCGCGGGGTGATGTATGCTGGGGGGCAGAGGGTGCTCCCCCTGGAGTACACTCTCGAAAAGCTCGCAAGACCAGAGGTGCTCGAGGCAATAGGAATCACAAGGCTCGCAGACATCACCTCACTGGACAGGGTGGGCATACCCATCGTCTCCGCAATTCGTCCCAGCGCTCAGGAGGGGGCGGTATCGGTGTACTCGGGCAAGGGCGAGACCCTCGAGCAGGCCAAGGTGTCTGCCATCATGGAGGGGGCAGAAAGGTGCCTTGCGGAAAGAAGGGACGAGAGGGACAAAACGCTGAAGGGCTCGTACGCAGAGCTTGCCCATTACGAAAATGCCATCGAGCCAGAAAAGCTCATCCCCTCATATCCCCATGACAACCACGACACGCTCGAGTGGATGAGGGGCTTTGGGCTGCTCTCTGGGGAGGAGGTGCTCGTGCCAGCCAATGCCGTACTTCACCCCTACAATCCCCAAGATGGTGCTCACAGGCTGTTTCGGAGCAACACCAATGGGCTTGCTGCAGGGTGCGTGCTCGAGGACTCTATCGTGCACGGTCTGCTCGAGGTGCTCGAGCGGGATGCCCTGTCCCTTGCCGAGTACTCGAGGTACACGGGCGAAAGGGTGCAGCTTTGCGAGGAGGATGGCACGCCCTATGTGCTCATGAGAAAATTTGAGGATGCCGGGGTGAGGTGCCATCTCTGGAGGCTTCCCTCCCACGAGGGTGTGCACACGATGGTGGCGGCGCTGGACGACACGGTGCTCAAGGACGCCTCGCTGCTCGTGATGGGAGCTGGAGCCCACCTCAGCCCCAGTATAGCTGCGACGAGGGCGCTGTGCGAGGCTGCCCAGTCCAGGCTGGTGCAGATTCATGGCGCAAGGGAGGACACCGTGCGAGAGGAGATCGCACGGCGCATAGGCTATGAGCGCATGAAGCGACTCAACAGGCACTGGTATGCGGATGCACCTTCGATAGAGCTCTCAGAGCTGGAGGACCGCTCTGCGAAGAGCCCATCGGAGAACATAGACCGAATACTCTCGGGCATCGATGTGGATGAGGTGGTCGTGGTGGACCTCTCCATACCCTCCCTCAAGCTCAGCGTGATAAGGGTGGTCATCCCGGGATTTGAGGTGTATGCCCTCGATGCCTCCCGTGTGGGCGAGCGTGCGAGAAGCTACAGGGAGCTCGTGGGTAGATGA
- a CDS encoding pyruvate kinase alpha/beta domain-containing protein, giving the protein MMEQSITYFDTPGKHNTDEVVAIVARTVRERGIRHVVVATTSGSTALRLSEALKGTDVRIVAVTLKYGFREEGKRPMSEECAAELERRGITLITQSHALSGVERSFSSELGGASRSEVLAAALKSLFGVGFKVAVEVTLMAADTGAIPVGDDVEVVAMGGTHGGADVACIMRPAHTNHFFKMQIREILCMPRHK; this is encoded by the coding sequence ATGATGGAGCAGAGCATCACGTACTTCGATACGCCAGGAAAGCACAACACAGATGAGGTAGTGGCCATCGTTGCCCGCACCGTCAGGGAGAGGGGCATCCGGCATGTGGTGGTGGCGACCACCTCCGGTTCAACGGCACTCAGGCTGTCCGAGGCTCTTAAAGGGACAGATGTGCGCATCGTGGCGGTCACCCTCAAGTATGGCTTCAGGGAAGAGGGTAAGCGTCCCATGTCAGAGGAGTGTGCAGCCGAGCTTGAGAGAAGGGGCATCACGCTGATTACCCAGAGCCATGCCCTCTCGGGGGTCGAGAGGTCGTTCTCCTCTGAGCTGGGCGGAGCGTCCAGGTCAGAGGTGCTGGCTGCAGCCCTCAAGTCGCTGTTTGGCGTGGGATTCAAGGTGGCGGTAGAGGTCACCCTGATGGCGGCGGACACGGGAGCCATACCCGTGGGCGATGATGTGGAAGTGGTGGCGATGGGGGGAACCCATGGAGGTGCGGACGTCGCGTGCATCATGAGACCAGCCCACACCAACCACTTCTTCAAGATGCAGATTAGGGAGATACTCTGCATGCCAAGGCACAAGTGA
- a CDS encoding S16 family serine protease → MRSVNIRAIRAAAVALAVILLVSSIPCPAGAELPLSEFKHVKLAAVYTTSTGEERGVLTDLYVYTTPGSGHVFVDTHPFTQIDMQGSARLAAMVACDVLGLNYRDYDFYYLVKVDSPVAGGPSGGASMTVATIASLLNLSMRNDVVMTGMINPDGSVGPVGGIPSKLRAAASEGATMFLIPKGQGTVYVKRLHQEQRGPFVLITEKVEKVDVIELGRSLGVQVVEIEDIRDALRIFTGYAIEEKKYAGGALTEQFKQTMRPLAERLLNEVETTYARLSQTSAPSLSSELGSASSMMEHAKSLYAKGAYYASTSQSFGALIKLRYVDYASGYLKAQNGTEYLAMVQDEVREEIDRSNKSVRDAANTADVINLEGLGAAESRVQKAQELLAQAMESQSVAEQLSLLAFAYERARSAQWWIAIAQQEGVKGLDEDELRELAAGYISQAQSIAAYSSTLLQESGATGLMPLLDGASSDIESAKTQFQEGFYAGAIYDALRSMVGSSVAIELIGQRELSENLKRAEESARNAIIEERRYGIEPILAASAYENAMEGQLGEVDRLVELEYARLTARTTVRVLSDLGYAEVGTSVKSVEDLLGKASSHPSSSSTSTSTPSSEHSPPAMGDAGWMLMVALLVAGWLRATQRK, encoded by the coding sequence ATGAGGAGTGTGAATATCAGGGCTATCAGGGCAGCAGCCGTTGCACTTGCCGTTATTTTGCTCGTCTCTTCAATCCCGTGTCCAGCTGGCGCAGAGCTGCCCCTCTCAGAGTTCAAGCACGTAAAGCTCGCAGCCGTTTACACCACCTCCACTGGAGAGGAGAGAGGAGTGCTCACCGACCTGTACGTGTATACCACTCCGGGCAGTGGGCACGTGTTCGTGGATACCCACCCCTTCACGCAGATAGACATGCAGGGCTCTGCAAGGCTTGCTGCCATGGTGGCGTGCGATGTGCTCGGCCTGAACTACCGTGATTATGATTTTTACTATCTTGTCAAGGTGGACAGCCCAGTCGCTGGAGGCCCCTCGGGAGGCGCGAGCATGACGGTTGCCACCATCGCCTCGCTGCTCAACCTCTCCATGAGGAATGATGTGGTGATGACGGGCATGATTAACCCCGATGGCTCCGTGGGTCCCGTGGGTGGGATACCCTCCAAGCTGAGGGCTGCAGCAAGTGAGGGTGCCACCATGTTTCTCATCCCCAAGGGTCAGGGCACGGTGTATGTGAAGAGGCTTCATCAGGAACAGAGGGGGCCCTTTGTGCTCATCACAGAGAAGGTGGAGAAGGTGGACGTAATCGAGCTTGGAAGGTCGCTTGGAGTGCAGGTGGTGGAGATAGAGGACATAAGGGACGCCCTCAGGATATTTACTGGATACGCAATCGAGGAGAAGAAATACGCTGGGGGTGCCCTCACCGAGCAGTTCAAGCAGACCATGAGACCACTGGCAGAGCGCCTGCTCAATGAGGTGGAGACCACCTATGCCCGCCTGAGCCAGACGAGTGCTCCCTCTTTATCCTCCGAGCTGGGCTCGGCGTCGAGCATGATGGAGCACGCAAAAAGCCTGTATGCCAAAGGTGCCTACTATGCCTCCACCTCTCAGAGCTTTGGAGCCCTCATCAAGCTGCGATACGTGGACTATGCCAGTGGCTACCTCAAAGCACAAAATGGCACAGAGTATCTGGCAATGGTGCAGGACGAGGTGAGGGAGGAAATAGACAGGAGCAACAAAAGCGTGAGGGACGCTGCCAACACCGCAGACGTTATCAACCTCGAGGGGCTGGGCGCTGCTGAGAGCAGGGTGCAAAAGGCGCAGGAGCTGCTCGCTCAGGCGATGGAGTCCCAGAGTGTGGCAGAGCAGCTGAGCCTGCTGGCATTTGCATACGAGAGGGCAAGGAGTGCCCAGTGGTGGATTGCCATCGCACAGCAGGAGGGCGTGAAGGGTCTGGATGAAGATGAGCTGAGGGAGTTGGCAGCCGGCTACATCAGCCAGGCCCAGTCGATTGCCGCATACAGCTCCACGCTGCTTCAGGAGAGCGGGGCGACAGGGCTCATGCCATTGCTCGATGGGGCGAGCAGCGATATCGAGAGTGCCAAAACACAGTTTCAGGAGGGGTTCTACGCAGGAGCCATATACGATGCCCTGCGCTCCATGGTGGGCTCGAGCGTGGCAATCGAGCTGATAGGGCAGAGGGAGCTCTCTGAGAACCTGAAGAGGGCAGAGGAGTCCGCGAGAAATGCCATAATAGAGGAGCGGCGTTATGGGATCGAGCCCATCCTCGCAGCAAGTGCCTATGAGAATGCGATGGAGGGCCAGCTCGGGGAGGTGGACAGGCTGGTCGAGCTGGAATATGCGAGACTCACTGCAAGGACCACCGTGCGGGTGCTGAGCGACCTTGGCTATGCCGAGGTCGGCACATCTGTGAAGAGTGTGGAGGACCTTCTGGGCAAGGCGTCTTCCCACCCCTCCAGCTCATCCACCTCAACCAGCACACCATCTTCTGAGCACAGTCCGCCGGCGATGGGCGATGCTGGATGGATGCTGATGGTGGCGCTCCTCGTTGCAGGGTGGCTGAGGGCAACTCAGAGAAAGTAG
- a CDS encoding dihydroneopterin aldolase family protein → MTTPRERALFEAGIKLGALYHQFVGSPINKHTRPTMERAIEESISLQPFVRNIKVKINEHLIEKELNVFGYCELTGEMLEVELTVDVEGEVVKVAMSADESGYPLMRVLE, encoded by the coding sequence ATGACAACCCCAAGGGAGAGAGCACTTTTTGAGGCCGGCATAAAGCTGGGTGCTCTTTATCATCAGTTTGTGGGCTCTCCAATAAACAAGCATACTCGTCCCACGATGGAGAGAGCAATAGAGGAGAGCATATCACTTCAGCCCTTTGTGCGGAATATAAAGGTCAAAATCAATGAGCACCTGATAGAGAAGGAGCTGAATGTCTTTGGATACTGTGAGCTCACCGGAGAGATGCTGGAGGTCGAGCTCACGGTGGACGTGGAGGGCGAGGTCGTGAAGGTGGCGATGAGCGCGGACGAGAGTGGGTATCCCCTCATGAGGGTGCTGGAGTGA
- a CDS encoding cysteine-rich small domain-containing protein → MKRENCEHYPCHFEGQDCTLCFCPFYPCYNRKLGRMLNGNGGKGVWDCSGCYLVHEEEVVREILERSMRGESLESIWKNVMEPLACRL, encoded by the coding sequence ATGAAGAGGGAGAACTGTGAGCATTACCCCTGTCATTTTGAGGGTCAGGACTGTACACTCTGTTTTTGTCCCTTCTATCCCTGTTATAATCGGAAGCTCGGTCGAATGTTGAATGGCAATGGGGGCAAGGGTGTTTGGGACTGCTCGGGGTGCTATCTGGTGCACGAGGAGGAGGTCGTTCGGGAGATACTGGAGCGCTCCATGCGGGGTGAGTCGCTCGAGAGTATATGGAAGAACGTGATGGAGCCCCTCGCATGTCGGCTGTGA
- a CDS encoding amino acid kinase family protein, with the protein MRLVIKIGGSLMGQLPTLLASLKEHEVKGLIVPGGGMFAELVREVDAASSLSPHTSHLMAVAAMEQYGHMLADIGGLESVSEPSFHGLCVLLPYCMLARGAVELPDESWDTTSDTIAACIAHETGASVCKLTDVDGLILNGRLVSEIDASELLGLKSTCVDANLPKLLMKRGMDFAVLSGLHPERLVSFSRGKPFVGTLIRGR; encoded by the coding sequence ATGCGGCTCGTGATAAAGATAGGTGGAAGCCTCATGGGACAGCTTCCAACACTGCTCGCAAGCCTGAAGGAACACGAGGTGAAGGGGCTAATAGTGCCCGGGGGTGGTATGTTTGCAGAGCTCGTGAGAGAGGTGGATGCCGCCAGCTCGCTTTCTCCTCACACCTCCCATCTGATGGCGGTGGCAGCCATGGAGCAGTACGGGCACATGTTGGCTGACATTGGAGGGCTCGAGAGCGTGAGCGAGCCCAGCTTTCATGGCCTGTGTGTGCTGCTTCCATACTGTATGCTCGCAAGAGGGGCTGTCGAGCTTCCAGATGAGAGCTGGGATACCACCTCGGATACCATTGCCGCATGCATCGCCCACGAGACTGGTGCGAGTGTGTGCAAGCTCACCGACGTGGACGGCCTGATTCTAAATGGAAGGCTCGTATCCGAGATAGATGCCTCAGAGCTGCTGGGGCTGAAGAGCACGTGTGTGGATGCCAACCTGCCCAAGCTCCTGATGAAGAGAGGTATGGACTTTGCGGTGTTGAGTGGGCTGCATCCCGAAAGGCTCGTGAGCTTCTCGAGGGGCAAGCCCTTCGTGGGCACGCTGATAAGGGGAAGATAA
- a CDS encoding TfuA-related McrA-glycine thioamidation protein has translation MRAVVFCGVSISFEEARSHLDAVMLPPVKRGDIPRLLRGEEQPEYIGIVDGMFYQRAAVGHREILDAMRRGIRVYGAASMGALRASELHPYGMRGVGRIFRCYVEGDIESDEEVALVFDPERYTPLSVPHVNVRYALKAALREGLIDEVQRRELLALSASIYYPERTYELLIRRGVEEGVIDVEDEHRLVEFLSQPRLDLKRLDAIEMLERMRADMGVIG, from the coding sequence ATGAGGGCAGTTGTGTTCTGTGGTGTCAGCATCTCCTTTGAGGAGGCGCGTTCCCATCTCGACGCGGTGATGTTGCCACCGGTTAAGCGGGGAGACATACCAAGGCTTCTCAGGGGAGAGGAGCAGCCAGAGTACATTGGCATCGTGGATGGTATGTTCTACCAGAGGGCGGCGGTGGGGCACAGGGAGATTCTCGATGCCATGCGCAGGGGCATAAGGGTGTATGGAGCGGCCAGCATGGGGGCACTGCGGGCATCAGAGCTACACCCCTATGGTATGAGGGGCGTGGGAAGGATATTCAGGTGCTACGTGGAGGGGGACATAGAATCCGATGAGGAGGTGGCGCTGGTTTTTGACCCCGAGAGGTACACACCCCTTTCCGTGCCCCATGTGAATGTGAGGTATGCGCTCAAGGCAGCCCTCAGGGAGGGACTGATTGACGAGGTGCAGCGAAGGGAGCTGCTCGCACTCTCGGCATCGATATACTATCCAGAGCGCACCTACGAGCTGCTCATACGAAGAGGGGTAGAGGAGGGCGTGATAGACGTGGAGGATGAGCATCGGCTCGTGGAGTTTTTGAGCCAGCCGAGGCTCGACCTTAAGAGGCTGGACGCCATAGAGATGCTGGAGCGCATGAGGGCAGACATGGGGGTGATTGGATGA